The stretch of DNA tgataatataaagtgttttttagtacatattaatttattgataaaattgatcattttaatatatgaaattggtaatatttagatatatgaaattgatatttttgagCATATGatactaattgtaaaatatataaaaacaacaatttaagaaaaaaataaaaaataaaaaataaaaacttttttttttattatttgattcaaagatgcataatctaatatgagaattttttttgatatgcaaaattcattttcaaaataactgattttgaatatgcatatagagaaaccaaTACAAGTGCTCTAAGTGATTGAAGTTTGAATACGTTTGAACCACGACCGGTTATGAGATTTTAGGTACTACTAAAACAAATTAGGCTTCGTTGGGGAACTTATCTCAacatatcttatctcatttcatcctaaaatatcacttaaatacaaatacttttcagtttcaaatttttaatattttcatttaatcattacaacttttccaaacttataaacaaaacataaaaaataattcaacattctcaaatttgtaaacaaaaatcatattcgaataatattttaactctataatgcttttatttaactttttctctcctatctctaaaaatataataaaacatattaattcaaattattttattattattttacagatttctcatctcatatcattttacaaAGGAGGTGTAGTCCATTTATGACTTTATAgcatgaaactattttttttaaatgatagatatataattagtttatataattatattttaaataataagtatttttataaaataattaataaaaataacatcattttatataaaaattcttaTTATGATTATATAAATCCTCTGTAAtgtgtaattattattattattttatttttcgttttcTTTGGGACAAGTTTCGGCGTTTGAACTGTAGATTACCATATTGGTATTTCTAGCTTCTTTATTTGGCCTCTCTCTGTACTTCCTGCTCTCGGTCGTTGCAATTACACCAGAACataggagaagaaagaaagaagataaaattactgcctctttttatttctctatctGCCGTCAACTCCGCCTACGTTCTCTCTACATCTCTCTCTGTAGCTCAAGATCTTCCTTGCTTTCGGTGCTTTGAAAAGCAAACCTAAAGCCTGCAGTTCATCTCCCCCCTCTTCCTTTGCTCTTATATATGCCCCCCTTTCTCTCCTTCTCAGTTCGTCTTTGCACTTGGATCTCTATTCTCTCCGTTCAACATAGACCTCAAAGTTCCCGTTTAATTACGGGTTATCGTTTTCTTCGAGTTAgggttaattttttattttctatttttggtttaCCAGTCCCAGTAGCTTATGCTTTGGTTCCGCTTTTCCCCTTGGTTGCTTCCTCCTCAAGATCTTATCCGAGTCTGCTTATAAATCAAGCTGAgaattttccaagaaaataaatatttcccaGTATTTTCTGGGGAAAGCAGtgaatgatttgtataaaaagCAAAAGCTCCCCAGCATCAAACAGTGCCATGAACCTTGAGTTTTAGTCCACTCTCCTAGGGCTTtgaaacacagagagagaggaaaacaGAGGAGTATTCCATGGAATCAAATTTCCAGCTCTATTATCAGCACCAACAGCACCCGAATCACCATACCACGTCTGGGTTATTGCAGTTTCGTTCTGCGCCGAGCTCGCTTCTGTCCAATTTCACCGAGGGCTGTGTTGAACCCGGTGCCAACAGGGGCGATTTCACAAAGAGCTCTGACTCAGAGAGATTAATTTCAGGATTCATGAACTACGGTGGCAATGGAAATTCAGCTTCGCTGAGTTTCCAAGAGTTTGAGGATAAGCCACCAGTGATGGGGGCGACTGAGGCGGCTACGAACGGTGTGAGCTCCCAGCAGAGCTATTCTAGGGGTCTCCCGCCCCATTATCCGAGATATACGACTGCCACGACTTCTTCTGCGATGGATGGCGCATATGGGTTGGTGGGTTCGATAGCAGTGGATCGCGACGTGCAAACGAAAGCAGATAATTCCAACATTGTTCGGCAAAGCAGCTCGCCTGCTGGTCTGTTCTCCCTGACATCTATCCCAAATGGTATTGTTCTTGTTCTCATTAACCATTAGAATGCTTTGAACATTTTCCCCCTTTATTCGTGTTGGATTTTGTATATAGAATTGACCATAGCTAGGGTCGCAAAgaattcggtccggaccgatgAAATTTGGTCCGGTCTTGGGTGTACAAATTTTGAACGACTGGAGTCACTGGACCgaacttcaatatatatatatatataaatatatatttaaaatatttgtaataatttaatatattatttttatatagtaattatataatttaatgatgtagtttttgtcaaatttattttcattgactatataaaatataaaataatatatactataaattaataataaatcacgtaataatttatgtcattatatgtaaatagttaatacatcatacattcataGAATCATACATACTCaattatttacacttaattaaaataattaggtaattttttttaaatacctaagttgcaagtaagtctgaataatttatgtacaattaaattatttgatatccATTAACATTGGTTCTAGTGGGGTGTCAAGTGTGGCTTGAGCGAACACTaaggtttgtgtctcgctcgggTCCACTGTCGCGTGAGATTCGAGCGAACTCACTGGTAGCTTTGCTCGAGTCCACTGTCGAGCGTACCTCGAGTGAACTCACAGGttgagtttcgctcgagcgctAGATTGAGCAACAATCGAGCGAATTTActgtttttcgattttttagCTCTAAAATCAATCTCCATCCcaacaatttataattatgcatactaaagagtaaaatctaagttagtaagtaataactatcaatatcataaatataattatagtaattttttttaattagttaattgcataatctacattaataatttaaataattttttttattaatttattagaaaaaaaatgaaaaaattaataaaataattaggccGGATCAAATGGACCGATAGCTACCGGTCCAATCCCTATGGATGTTCAGTCCGATCCTGTTTGgcatgatggaccgaaaatcaCTGGACCAACCAGACCGATATACACCCTTGTCCATAGCCAAGCAATTGCGTTAAGCTATTAGCGCTAGggtaacaaaaacaaaatcatctctGAAATACTTCTATCATGATTAGTAGCTGGGGTTGCGAATATACTAGAGATTTATCGACGGTAAGATGCTAGTTACCTGCAATGTGATGCGAGGAAAATATCATGATGACTAAAGTCACCGCGGAAGTTTCATTACCCATGAAGTAGGTGAAGCCAAGTGAGCTATCTTTTTTACGTCTCTGAGTTGTCAAGGAAGCATAAAAATAGTTTTCCTACGAGCTGTGAATCAGACTACTGAGCATAACGGTGGTTTTGGCACAGTTCTAGTTGAGATTTTATTTCCATGGGATTAATCTAAGGAGTAAAATAGTATGGAAAATTCATTGTCTTATTTATTTTCCGTACATTCCATGCCATCTAACAAATTCATCGTCCTATTCTAAGATACTCATCATGTTGGGGAAGAATCCATTCGAAGAATTGAGCTGTGacaaattagattttttcatgATCACACACTAGATCGAGCTATTAAATGATTTATCAGCAAATTGCAGGCTATACCTCCAGGAAAGGTGTTGGAAACTTTGATGGGGTAAATGATGCTGGTGGAGATGTAAGTCCATCTGCTAACAGATTGAAGAGCCAGATCAGTTTCCCATCAAGACTTCCTTCT from Juglans regia cultivar Chandler chromosome 4, Walnut 2.0, whole genome shotgun sequence encodes:
- the LOC109004592 gene encoding transcription factor bHLH130-like isoform X3, whose protein sequence is MESNFQLYYQHQQHPNHHTTSGLLQFRSAPSSLLSNFTEGCVEPGANRGDFTKSSDSERLISGFMNYGGNGNSASLSFQEFEDKPPVMGATEAATNGVSSQQSYSRGLPPHYPRYTTATTSSAMDGAYGLVGSIAVDRDVQTKADNSNIVRQSSSPAGLFSLTSIPNGYTSRKGVGNFDGVNDAGGDVSPSANRLKSQISFPSRLPSSLGMLSQISEIGTETVGANSLLDGKLGNGNDDSRFYGLGLPYDYWNDPSHLAEKFTAMKREQDDDGKLFSGTQNGGIGTQAQTLSHHLNLPKTSSEIVAMEKFLFQDSVPCKIRAKRGCATHPRSIAER
- the LOC109004592 gene encoding transcription factor bHLH130-like isoform X2 encodes the protein MESNFQLYYQHQQHPNHHTTSGLLQFRSAPSSLLSNFTEGCVEPGANRGDFTKSSDSERLISGFMNYGGNGNSASLSFQEFEDKPPVMGATEAATNGVSSQQSYSRGLPPHYPRYTTATTSSAMDGAYGLVGSIAVDRDVQTKADNSNIVRQSSSPAGLFSLTSIPNGYTSRKGVGNFDGVNDAGGDVSPSANRLKSQISFPSRLPSSLEKFTAMKREQDDDGKLFSGTQNGGIGTQAQTLSHHLNLPKTSSEIVAMEKFLFQDSVPCKIRAKRGCATHPRSIAERVRRTRISERMRKLQELVPNMEKQTNTADMLDLAVDYIKDLQDQFKTLSENRANCKCLSMQNPVSNHIA
- the LOC109004592 gene encoding transcription factor bHLH130-like isoform X1 translates to MESNFQLYYQHQQHPNHHTTSGLLQFRSAPSSLLSNFTEGCVEPGANRGDFTKSSDSERLISGFMNYGGNGNSASLSFQEFEDKPPVMGATEAATNGVSSQQSYSRGLPPHYPRYTTATTSSAMDGAYGLVGSIAVDRDVQTKADNSNIVRQSSSPAGLFSLTSIPNGYTSRKGVGNFDGVNDAGGDVSPSANRLKSQISFPSRLPSSLGMLSQISEIGTETVGANSLLDGKLGNGNDDSRFYGLGLPYDYWNDPSHLAEKFTAMKREQDDDGKLFSGTQNGGIGTQAQTLSHHLNLPKTSSEIVAMEKFLFQDSVPCKIRAKRGCATHPRSIAERVRRTRISERMRKLQELVPNMEKQTNTADMLDLAVDYIKDLQDQFKTLSENRANCKCLSMQNPVSNHIA